The proteins below are encoded in one region of Arthrobacter sp. CJ23:
- a CDS encoding TetR/AcrR family transcriptional regulator produces the protein MSSPSREAILASASRLFGDRGYRSVTVRDIASDAGVSAALVMKLFGSKEKLFAAAQPNERLLGELNVPREELGAAMVFRVLMRREREMQEPWAMLPFTIQDSPDPVATRAETQARYLGNIAALIGDTTPNRHHAAVVVSLMIGFGESVRTLGLFDDWDFDEVVAHYGALVQAQIDAFAAP, from the coding sequence ATGAGCAGCCCCAGCCGCGAGGCCATCCTGGCATCGGCCAGCCGGCTGTTCGGCGACCGGGGATACCGTTCCGTGACCGTGCGGGACATTGCCTCCGACGCCGGCGTGTCGGCCGCGTTGGTCATGAAACTTTTCGGCTCCAAGGAAAAGCTCTTCGCGGCCGCCCAGCCGAACGAGCGGCTGCTGGGAGAACTGAATGTGCCGAGGGAGGAGCTCGGCGCCGCAATGGTTTTCCGGGTGCTGATGCGCCGCGAACGCGAAATGCAGGAGCCCTGGGCCATGCTCCCGTTCACTATCCAGGACTCGCCCGACCCCGTCGCTACGCGCGCCGAAACCCAGGCCAGGTACCTCGGGAACATTGCGGCCCTGATCGGGGACACAACGCCGAACCGGCACCACGCCGCCGTGGTGGTGTCGCTCATGATCGGCTTCGGCGAGTCCGTGCGGACCCTTGGCCTGTTCGACGACTGGGACTTCGACGAAGTGGTGGCCCACTACGGCGCGCTGGTCCAGGCCCAGATCGACGCCTTCGCGGCGCCTTAG